A genomic segment from Pseudomonas sessilinigenes encodes:
- a CDS encoding sensor domain-containing phosphodiesterase produces the protein MKSQPDAASRMVAEVVTQLPVPSRLGMLRFERLNEASWALLFLDPNCERQFGLPAVELCALVGSPYASLMEPEARYQLHDNIQQQLSNSPHYLIRYTLHTGQGPLSILELGEAYKQHNRHLLRGYLLVVEGLFGHAPPMPTQDLETQNSRLQIALELNQRAQQEQLQHLERVRAQQDLILLLTRQRYSTGNSLKEAAELITRSACDIYQIDCASIWNLEDQQLVPIAAYHRASQEYSLPESIDASSFPDYMEALHSCRAIDAQNAMRDPRTREMAESLRPRDVNAMLDASIRIDGQVVGVLCLEQTGMTRAWQSDEIAFAGELADQFAQVINNHNRRAATSALHLFQRAVEQSANAFLLVNCDGVVEYVNPSFTAITQYSTEEVHGHRLSELPALENLSELLFDAPSSLAKSNSWQGEFKSRRKNLEPYWGQLSISKVYGDNRELTHYIGIYEDITQTKLAQQRIERLAYTDNLTNLGNRPAFIRNLDERFARDSDTPISLLLVDIDNFKRINDSLGHQTGDKLLISLARRLRNSLSPSGSLARFASNEFAVLLDNTDLETGQQIASQLLMTLDKPMFVDNQLISVTGSVGLASAPLHGRDPQTLMRNAGLALHKAKANGKHQVQVFTEALNAEASYKLFVENNLRRALTQNELDVFYQPKLCLRSGRLLGMEALLRWNHPEKGMIRPDQFISVAEETGLIIPIGKWIARQACRMSKQLTAAGMGNLHVAINLSPKQFSDPDLVASIANILKEEQLPPSLLELELTEGLLLEATDDTHQQLEQLKKLGLTLAMDDFGTGYSSLSYLKKFPIDIIKIDRSFIHDIPDNQDDMEITSAVIAMAHNLKIKVVAEGVETAEQLAFLRRHRCDVGQGYLFDRPIPGSELIARLKRYPRGPIA, from the coding sequence ATGAAAAGCCAACCCGATGCCGCCAGCCGTATGGTGGCCGAGGTAGTGACGCAGTTGCCTGTGCCTTCGCGGCTCGGCATGTTGCGTTTCGAACGGCTGAATGAAGCTAGCTGGGCACTGCTATTTCTCGATCCCAACTGCGAACGCCAGTTCGGCCTGCCCGCCGTGGAGCTCTGTGCCCTGGTCGGCTCGCCCTACGCAAGCCTGATGGAGCCCGAAGCGCGCTATCAGCTGCACGACAATATCCAGCAGCAACTGAGCAACAGCCCCCATTACCTGATCCGCTACACCCTGCACACCGGCCAGGGCCCGCTGAGCATCCTGGAGCTGGGTGAAGCCTACAAGCAGCACAACCGGCATCTACTGCGCGGTTATCTGCTGGTGGTCGAAGGCCTGTTCGGCCACGCCCCGCCAATGCCGACCCAGGATCTGGAAACCCAGAACAGCCGGCTGCAGATCGCCCTGGAGCTGAACCAGCGCGCGCAACAGGAACAACTGCAACATCTGGAGCGGGTACGTGCGCAGCAGGACCTGATCCTGCTCCTGACCCGCCAGCGCTACAGCACCGGCAATTCCCTGAAGGAAGCCGCCGAGCTGATCACTCGCAGTGCCTGCGACATCTACCAGATCGACTGCGCCAGCATCTGGAACCTGGAAGACCAGCAACTGGTGCCGATTGCCGCCTATCACCGTGCTTCCCAGGAATACAGCCTGCCCGAATCCATCGATGCCAGCAGCTTTCCCGATTACATGGAAGCTCTGCACAGCTGCCGGGCCATCGACGCGCAGAATGCCATGCGCGATCCACGCACCCGGGAAATGGCCGAAAGCCTGCGCCCGCGGGATGTGAACGCCATGCTCGACGCCAGCATCCGCATCGACGGGCAGGTCGTCGGCGTGCTGTGCCTGGAACAGACCGGCATGACCCGCGCCTGGCAGTCGGACGAGATCGCCTTCGCCGGCGAGTTGGCGGATCAGTTCGCCCAGGTCATCAACAACCACAATCGGCGGGCTGCCACCAGCGCCCTGCACTTGTTCCAACGCGCCGTGGAACAAAGCGCCAACGCCTTCCTGCTGGTCAACTGCGACGGCGTGGTGGAATACGTCAACCCAAGCTTCACGGCGATCACCCAGTACAGCACCGAAGAAGTCCACGGCCACCGCCTGTCGGAATTGCCGGCCCTGGAAAATCTCAGCGAGCTGCTGTTCGACGCCCCTTCCAGCCTGGCCAAGAGCAATAGCTGGCAAGGCGAGTTCAAGAGCCGGCGTAAAAACCTCGAGCCCTACTGGGGCCAACTGTCGATCTCCAAGGTCTATGGCGACAATCGCGAGCTGACCCACTACATCGGCATCTACGAAGACATCACCCAGACCAAGCTGGCCCAGCAGCGCATCGAACGCCTGGCCTACACCGACAACCTGACCAACCTGGGCAACCGCCCGGCATTTATCCGCAATCTCGATGAACGCTTCGCCCGAGACAGCGATACCCCGATCAGCCTGCTGCTGGTGGACATCGACAATTTCAAGCGGATCAACGACAGCCTCGGCCACCAGACCGGCGACAAGCTGTTGATCAGCCTGGCCCGGCGCCTGCGCAACAGCCTGAGCCCCAGCGGCAGCCTGGCGCGCTTCGCCAGCAACGAATTCGCCGTGCTGCTGGACAACACCGACCTGGAGACCGGCCAGCAAATCGCCAGCCAATTGTTGATGACCCTGGACAAGCCCATGTTCGTCGACAACCAGCTCATCAGCGTGACCGGCTCCGTGGGCCTGGCCAGCGCTCCCTTGCACGGGCGCGACCCACAGACCCTGATGCGCAATGCCGGGCTGGCCCTGCACAAGGCCAAGGCCAACGGCAAGCATCAGGTACAGGTGTTCACCGAGGCCCTGAACGCCGAAGCCAGCTACAAGCTGTTCGTCGAGAACAACCTGCGTCGCGCCCTGACCCAGAACGAACTGGATGTGTTCTATCAGCCCAAGCTGTGCCTGCGCAGTGGTCGCCTGCTGGGCATGGAAGCGCTGCTGCGCTGGAACCACCCGGAAAAGGGCATGATCCGCCCGGACCAGTTCATCAGCGTGGCGGAAGAAACCGGCCTGATCATCCCCATCGGCAAATGGATCGCCCGCCAGGCCTGCCGCATGAGCAAGCAACTGACCGCCGCCGGCATGGGCAACCTGCACGTGGCCATCAACCTGTCGCCCAAGCAGTTCTCCGACCCGGACCTGGTAGCCTCCATCGCCAACATCCTCAAGGAAGAGCAACTGCCGCCGTCGCTGCTGGAGCTGGAGCTGACCGAGGGCCTGCTGCTGGAGGCCACCGACGACACCCACCAGCAACTCGAGCAACTGAAGAAACTTGGCCTGACCCTGGCCATGGACGACTTCGGCACCGGCTACTCGTCCCTGAGCTACCTGAAGAAATTCCCCATCGATATCATCAAGATCGATCGCAGTTTCATCCATGACATCCCCGACAACCAGGACGACATGGAAATCACCTCGGCGGTGATCGCCATGGCCCACAACCTGAAGATCAAGGTCGTGGCCGAAGGCGTCGAGACCGCCGAACAACTGGCCTTCCTGCGGCGCCATCGCTGCGACGTGGGCCAGGGCTACCTGTTCGACCGGCCGATTCCCGGCAGCGAGCTGATCGCCCGGCTCAAACGATATCCTCGCGGTCCAATTGCCTGA
- the aceF gene encoding dihydrolipoyllysine-residue acetyltransferase, producing MSELIRVPDIGSGEGEVIELFVKVGDRIEADQSILTLESDKASMEVPAPKAGVIKSLKVKLGDRLKEGDELLELEVEGAAAAAPAPAPAAAAKAEPAPAPAPAAPAAPAAPAAPAAPAASAAPAAAALQQVHVPDIGSSGKAQIIEIQVQVGDSVEADQSLITLESDKASMEIPSPAAGVVKAISVKLNDEVGTGDLILDLEVAGAAAPAAAAPAQAPAAAPAAAPAPAAAPAAPVADSVQDIHVPDIGSAGKAKIIEVMVKAGDSVEADQSLITLESDKASMEIPSPAAGVVESVSIKLDDEVGTGDLILKLKVKGAAPAAAPAPAAAPAQAAAAPAAAAPAAAAPVAAPAVAPAKPGAKVHAGPAVRQLAREFGVELSAVSPSGPHGRILKEDVQVYVKAMMQKAKEAPAAAAGATGGAGIPPVPAVDFSKFGEIEEVAMTRLMQVGAANLHRSWLNVPHVTQFDSADITELESFRVAQKAVAEKAGVKLTILPLLLKSCAHLLKELPDFNSSLAPSGKAIIRKKYVHIGFAVDTPDGLLVPVIKNVDQKSLLQLAAEAASLAEKARTKKLSADEMQGACFTISSLGHIGGTGFTPIVNAPEVAILGVSKAAIQPVWDGKAFQPKLMLPLSLSYDHRVINGAAAARFTKRLGDLLADIRTILL from the coding sequence GTGAGCGAACTCATTCGCGTACCTGACATCGGCAGCGGTGAAGGTGAAGTAATTGAACTGTTTGTGAAAGTCGGCGACCGCATAGAAGCCGACCAGAGCATCCTGACCCTGGAATCGGACAAGGCCAGCATGGAAGTGCCGGCCCCGAAAGCCGGTGTCATCAAAAGCCTGAAAGTGAAGCTGGGCGATCGCTTGAAAGAAGGCGACGAACTGCTGGAGCTGGAAGTCGAGGGCGCCGCAGCTGCGGCCCCGGCACCCGCTCCTGCGGCTGCAGCCAAGGCCGAACCGGCTCCGGCGCCAGCCCCTGCTGCCCCTGCTGCCCCTGCTGCCCCTGCTGCCCCTGCTGCCCCTGCGGCAAGTGCTGCGCCTGCCGCAGCCGCGTTGCAGCAAGTGCACGTGCCGGACATCGGCTCGTCCGGCAAGGCCCAGATCATCGAGATCCAGGTCCAGGTCGGCGATAGCGTCGAAGCCGATCAGTCGCTGATCACCCTGGAATCCGACAAGGCCAGCATGGAAATCCCATCGCCTGCCGCTGGCGTGGTCAAGGCCATCAGCGTCAAGCTCAACGACGAAGTCGGTACCGGCGACCTGATCCTGGACCTGGAAGTAGCCGGTGCAGCAGCCCCTGCCGCCGCGGCTCCAGCCCAAGCCCCTGCAGCGGCTCCAGCCGCTGCGCCGGCCCCGGCTGCCGCTCCAGCAGCCCCGGTGGCCGACAGCGTCCAGGACATCCACGTTCCGGACATCGGCTCGGCCGGCAAGGCCAAGATCATCGAAGTGATGGTCAAGGCTGGCGACAGCGTCGAAGCCGACCAGTCGCTGATTACCCTGGAATCCGACAAGGCGAGCATGGAGATCCCGTCTCCGGCCGCTGGCGTGGTGGAAAGCGTTTCCATCAAGCTGGATGACGAAGTCGGTACCGGCGACCTGATCCTCAAGCTGAAAGTCAAAGGCGCTGCGCCTGCGGCCGCTCCAGCCCCGGCTGCCGCTCCGGCCCAAGCCGCTGCGGCTCCTGCTGCTGCCGCTCCTGCCGCGGCCGCCCCAGTGGCTGCTCCGGCTGTCGCTCCGGCCAAGCCTGGCGCCAAGGTTCACGCCGGCCCGGCTGTGCGCCAACTGGCCCGCGAGTTCGGCGTCGAACTGAGCGCCGTGAGCCCAAGCGGCCCGCACGGTCGCATCCTGAAGGAAGACGTGCAGGTGTACGTCAAGGCGATGATGCAGAAGGCCAAGGAGGCTCCGGCCGCTGCGGCTGGCGCCACCGGCGGCGCAGGCATCCCGCCAGTCCCTGCTGTGGACTTCAGCAAGTTCGGTGAAATCGAAGAAGTGGCCATGACCCGCTTGATGCAGGTCGGCGCCGCCAACCTGCACCGTAGCTGGCTGAACGTGCCACACGTGACCCAGTTCGACTCGGCGGACATCACCGAGCTGGAATCCTTCCGCGTTGCCCAGAAGGCCGTGGCCGAGAAGGCCGGCGTCAAGCTGACCATCCTGCCGCTACTGCTCAAGTCCTGCGCGCACCTGCTCAAGGAGCTGCCGGACTTCAACAGTTCCCTGGCCCCAAGCGGCAAGGCGATCATCCGCAAGAAGTACGTGCACATCGGCTTCGCCGTGGACACTCCGGACGGCCTGCTGGTCCCAGTGATCAAGAACGTCGACCAGAAGAGCTTGCTGCAACTGGCCGCCGAGGCCGCTTCCCTGGCGGAAAAAGCCCGGACCAAGAAGCTCTCTGCGGACGAGATGCAAGGCGCCTGCTTCACCATCTCCAGCCTCGGCCACATTGGCGGCACCGGCTTCACGCCGATCGTCAATGCACCGGAAGTGGCGATTCTCGGCGTTTCCAAGGCAGCGATCCAACCGGTCTGGGACGGCAAGGCCTTCCAACCGAAGCTGATGCTGCCACTGTCGCTGTCCTACGATCACCGCGTGATCAACGGCGCAGCCGCCGCGCGCTTCACCAAGCGCCTGGGCGACCTGCTGGCAGACATCCGCACCATCCTGCTGTAA
- the msrA gene encoding peptide-methionine (S)-S-oxide reductase MsrA, with translation MVLRSEILVNKNVLPTKEQALPGRETPMTVPEEHFVNGNPLLGPFPGNVDFAIFGLGCFWGAERRFWQREGVFSTCVGYAGGFTPNPTYEEVCSGLTGHTEVVLVVYEPEKVSYQQLLAMFWELHNPTQGMRQGNDIGTQYRSVIYTTNPTQLQQALHSKDVFQAELTKAGLGTITTEIEEAPTVYFAEAYHQQYLAKNPEGYCGIGGTGVTCPI, from the coding sequence ATGGTCTTGCGCTCGGAAATCCTGGTGAACAAAAACGTGCTTCCAACCAAAGAACAAGCCCTGCCTGGCCGTGAAACTCCCATGACCGTTCCGGAGGAACACTTCGTCAACGGCAATCCACTGCTGGGTCCATTCCCGGGCAATGTGGACTTCGCGATCTTCGGCCTGGGCTGCTTCTGGGGCGCGGAGCGGCGCTTCTGGCAACGCGAAGGCGTGTTCAGCACCTGCGTGGGTTACGCCGGGGGCTTCACCCCGAACCCCACCTACGAGGAAGTCTGCTCGGGCCTGACCGGCCACACTGAAGTGGTGCTGGTGGTGTACGAGCCGGAAAAGGTCAGCTACCAGCAGCTGCTGGCGATGTTCTGGGAGCTGCACAATCCGACCCAGGGCATGCGCCAGGGCAACGATATCGGCACCCAGTACCGCTCGGTGATCTACACCACCAACCCGACCCAGCTGCAGCAGGCGCTGCACAGCAAGGACGTGTTCCAGGCCGAGCTGACCAAGGCTGGCCTGGGCACCATCACCACCGAGATCGAAGAGGCGCCGACCGTCTACTTCGCCGAGGCTTATCACCAGCAGTACCTGGCGAAGAACCCGGAAGGTTATTGCGGTATCGGCGGTACCGGGGTGACCTGCCCGATCTAA
- a CDS encoding 23S rRNA (adenine(2030)-N(6))-methyltransferase RlmJ: protein MNYRHAFHAGNHADVFKHLTLTRLIALMSRKEQPFAYIDSHAGIGLYDLKGDQATRTGEYLEGIARLWGADDLPELTADYMRVLRRLNPDGELRYYPGSPELARRLMRNQDRALLNEKHPEDGLLLKDNMKGDRRVAVHLGEGWHVARALLPVAEKRAVMLIDPPFEKLDEMQRCAASMKEAIGRMRQTVAAIWYPVKDQRALRRFYQDLAGTGAPKLLRVELLVHPLDTPNSLNGSGLAIANPPWGLEEELRELLPWLSKKLGQTQGGWQMDWLIAEEQR from the coding sequence ATGAACTATCGTCACGCCTTCCATGCCGGCAACCATGCCGACGTCTTCAAACACCTGACACTGACCCGCCTCATCGCCCTGATGTCGCGCAAGGAACAGCCGTTCGCCTATATCGACAGCCATGCCGGCATCGGCCTGTACGACCTCAAGGGCGACCAGGCGACACGCACCGGCGAGTACCTGGAAGGCATCGCCCGGCTGTGGGGCGCGGACGACCTGCCAGAACTGACTGCCGACTACATGCGTGTGCTGCGCCGGCTGAACCCGGATGGCGAGTTGCGCTACTACCCCGGTTCCCCGGAGCTGGCCCGGCGCCTGATGCGCAACCAGGATCGGGCGCTGCTCAACGAGAAGCATCCCGAGGATGGCCTGCTGCTCAAGGACAACATGAAGGGTGATCGGCGGGTGGCGGTGCACCTGGGCGAGGGTTGGCATGTGGCCCGGGCGCTGCTGCCGGTGGCGGAGAAACGGGCGGTGATGTTGATCGACCCGCCGTTCGAGAAACTCGACGAGATGCAGCGTTGCGCCGCGTCGATGAAGGAAGCCATCGGTCGCATGCGCCAGACCGTGGCGGCCATCTGGTATCCGGTCAAGGACCAGCGCGCCCTGCGCCGTTTCTACCAGGACCTGGCCGGTACCGGTGCGCCGAAGCTGCTGCGGGTGGAATTGCTGGTGCATCCGCTGGATACGCCCAACAGCCTCAATGGTTCGGGCCTGGCGATTGCCAACCCGCCATGGGGCCTGGAAGAAGAACTGCGCGAACTGCTGCCGTGGCTGTCGAAAAAGCTCGGCCAGACCCAGGGCGGCTGGCAGATGGACTGGTTGATCGCCGAAGAGCAGCGGTAA